A single Lysinibacter sp. HNR DNA region contains:
- a CDS encoding aminotransferase class V-fold PLP-dependent enzyme, giving the protein MSSRVQTRAPSPLQLPDGRPAADAWTLAPEIKHLNHGSFGAVPRVVQEQQNALRAEMDSAPVVWFPALPHRLADARPAIADFLGAETSDLAWVPNASAGASVVYNSLTLAPGSDIVVTDHGYGAVTMGAERLARRIRGSVRTAEVPLFAGPERSLQAIVDAITENTELIVLDQITSATARFMPVREVSRIARERGIPLLVDAAHVPGLVADPLDGLDCDFWVGNLHKFACAPRGAAVLVARGRHQQELYPVIDSWGAPESYPARFDHQGTLDQTSYLSAHASLDLVERYWGWGAARTYMSDLADYAENIIVEAMNEVTGVESRVDVGMPVNALRIVRLPDGLANSVATANSLRDRVTTELGVEGGFTSFGGAGYFRLSTHVYNTASDYEYFAERCVPELYRWSRQ; this is encoded by the coding sequence GTGTCATCTCGTGTACAGACCCGGGCTCCGAGCCCGCTTCAGCTTCCTGACGGTCGACCGGCGGCGGATGCCTGGACCCTCGCGCCCGAGATCAAACACCTGAACCACGGCTCCTTTGGCGCGGTTCCCCGCGTGGTGCAGGAGCAGCAGAACGCGCTCCGAGCGGAGATGGACTCCGCCCCGGTGGTGTGGTTTCCCGCGCTGCCGCACAGACTGGCAGATGCCCGCCCCGCTATAGCGGACTTTTTGGGCGCGGAAACCTCTGACCTGGCCTGGGTCCCCAACGCGAGCGCCGGGGCGAGTGTCGTGTACAACAGCCTCACCCTGGCTCCGGGCAGCGATATTGTGGTGACCGATCACGGTTACGGCGCCGTCACGATGGGAGCCGAGCGGCTTGCCCGGCGCATCCGGGGGAGCGTGCGCACCGCCGAGGTGCCGCTTTTTGCAGGTCCCGAGCGGAGCCTCCAGGCCATAGTCGACGCGATCACCGAGAATACCGAGCTGATTGTGCTTGATCAGATCACCTCCGCCACCGCCCGCTTTATGCCGGTTCGTGAGGTGTCTCGGATTGCGCGGGAGCGGGGCATCCCTCTGCTTGTTGATGCGGCGCACGTTCCCGGTCTTGTGGCGGATCCCCTCGACGGGCTCGACTGTGATTTTTGGGTGGGAAACCTGCACAAGTTTGCCTGCGCACCGCGCGGAGCGGCGGTGTTGGTGGCGCGGGGTCGGCATCAGCAGGAGCTGTATCCCGTCATTGATTCGTGGGGTGCGCCCGAGAGCTATCCCGCTCGTTTTGATCATCAGGGCACGCTCGATCAGACCAGCTATCTGAGCGCTCACGCCTCGCTGGATTTGGTCGAGAGGTATTGGGGGTGGGGTGCCGCCCGCACCTACATGAGTGACCTGGCCGATTACGCGGAGAACATTATCGTTGAGGCGATGAACGAGGTAACGGGCGTGGAGAGCCGGGTCGATGTGGGGATGCCCGTGAACGCGCTTCGGATTGTTCGCTTACCGGATGGCCTGGCCAACAGCGTTGCCACGGCCAATAGTCTGCGCGATCGGGTCACTACCGAGCTCGGTGTGGAGGGAGGGTTTACGAGCTTTGGTGGGGCGGGATATTTCCGGTTGTCCACCCACGTGTATAACACGGCGAGTGATTACGAGTATTTTGCGGAGCGGTGTGTGCCCGAGCTGTACCGCTGGAGCAGGCAGTAG
- a CDS encoding ABC transporter permease, which translates to MTTAPFSLAPRPTAGWRGGLGTGFLLTPGGLMLVVFAAFPLGALIVIGFTTNAGSFTLENFAAMLGNPVYMALLGRTLLIAVCVTVMSIALGWPAAWALARYTRPRTRPLILGFVIIPYITSQLLLIYGFVSLIQAGGPVMSLLSGLGLVDANASIMYTPLANILMLIQESVPTAILIMFSASEQINSSVLEASRTLGASKRFVFTRVVWPLSSAMIGVNFALTFVQTVGAFAEPAILGGPGGQMLGNTISTQLLSGAHQQFAVAMSLVLLVAGLVVVGIVTGLLAWSRRSISGISRVERLVS; encoded by the coding sequence ATGACCACCGCACCGTTTTCTCTCGCCCCCCGCCCCACAGCGGGGTGGCGGGGTGGGCTCGGGACTGGTTTCCTACTCACCCCGGGTGGTCTCATGCTGGTGGTGTTTGCCGCTTTCCCGCTCGGCGCTCTTATCGTGATCGGGTTCACCACAAACGCGGGCAGTTTTACTCTCGAGAATTTTGCCGCGATGCTGGGAAACCCGGTGTATATGGCGCTACTTGGCCGCACCCTTCTTATCGCGGTGTGCGTAACCGTGATGAGTATTGCCCTGGGATGGCCTGCAGCCTGGGCTCTGGCCAGGTACACTCGCCCCCGAACCAGGCCACTCATTCTGGGGTTTGTCATCATCCCCTACATCACCTCGCAGCTTTTACTTATCTACGGTTTTGTGAGCCTGATTCAGGCGGGCGGGCCGGTGATGTCTCTGCTTTCCGGGCTGGGTCTTGTGGACGCAAACGCATCCATTATGTACACGCCTCTTGCCAACATCCTGATGCTGATACAGGAGAGTGTCCCAACGGCGATCCTGATCATGTTTTCGGCCTCAGAGCAGATCAACTCTTCTGTGTTAGAGGCATCACGAACGCTCGGGGCCAGTAAGCGTTTTGTGTTCACCAGAGTGGTTTGGCCCCTGAGTTCGGCGATGATCGGCGTGAACTTCGCTCTCACCTTTGTTCAGACTGTGGGCGCGTTTGCGGAGCCGGCGATCCTGGGTGGACCCGGAGGCCAAATGCTCGGAAACACCATATCGACCCAACTGCTTTCCGGGGCTCACCAGCAGTTTGCCGTGGCAATGTCGCTGGTGCTACTTGTGGCTGGCCTCGTGGTTGTGGGGATCGTGACCGGGCTGCTCGCCTGGTCGAGACGTTCAATATCCGGTATTTCTCGCGTAGAAAGGTTAGTCTCGTGA
- a CDS encoding carbohydrate ABC transporter permease, with amino-acid sequence MINRQSRVGLTVKVLVLGLWLVITLFPLYWIAVTSFKKPGAIFSFPLSYWPTEWSLENYSGLFDTADFGTYVLNSLLVATAAGLVATLIAMFSAYVLARFEFRSKGAVLLAFLATQMIPAFIALGPLYVMMVNLGLVDSRFGLALVYIAVCIPFCTVMLRGFFANIPDALEEAAMIDGLSRVGALFRVVVPVMKPGIVAAFIFNFVNCWNELFLSVTLLNKDAHKTIPTALNGFITSYNIDWGSMSAAAVLTILPTMLLFAFASRYIVQGLTAGAVKG; translated from the coding sequence GTGATTAATCGACAGTCGCGTGTGGGTCTGACCGTCAAGGTTTTGGTGCTTGGCCTGTGGCTTGTCATTACGCTCTTTCCGCTGTACTGGATAGCCGTCACCTCGTTTAAAAAACCGGGGGCGATCTTTAGTTTTCCGCTGAGCTACTGGCCCACCGAGTGGTCTCTCGAAAACTACAGCGGCCTTTTTGACACGGCGGACTTTGGCACCTACGTGCTGAACAGCCTGCTGGTGGCCACGGCGGCGGGGCTGGTGGCCACTCTCATCGCGATGTTCTCGGCATATGTGCTGGCGCGATTTGAGTTTCGTTCCAAGGGTGCGGTGCTCCTGGCCTTTCTGGCGACCCAGATGATTCCGGCGTTTATTGCCCTGGGGCCGCTGTACGTGATGATGGTTAACCTGGGTCTGGTGGATAGCCGCTTTGGGCTTGCGCTGGTCTACATTGCGGTGTGTATCCCGTTTTGCACCGTGATGCTGCGCGGATTCTTCGCGAACATTCCGGATGCCCTGGAAGAGGCCGCCATGATCGATGGTCTTTCGCGGGTGGGGGCGCTGTTCCGGGTGGTGGTGCCCGTAATGAAACCCGGTATTGTGGCCGCGTTCATCTTTAACTTTGTGAACTGTTGGAACGAGTTGTTTCTCTCGGTGACGCTCCTGAACAAGGATGCGCACAAGACCATACCCACCGCCCTCAACGGGTTTATTACGAGCTACAACATTGACTGGGGCTCGATGTCGGCCGCGGCTGTGCTCACGATTTTGCCCACCATGCTGTTGTTCGCGTTTGCCAGTCGTTATATTGTGCAGGGGCTTACCGCGGGGGCGGTGAAGGGGTAG
- a CDS encoding AAA family ATPase, giving the protein MSYTENLNNEPSFQKPNLHLAISGTYSTGKSTTTETLSLLSGIPRTHAMTAREILMDVVPGKQLQELNSTELIALGLRRFEERVHNEAKNDAFISDGSVIHEWVYGQARLMIGINPGAPWPLRAIRKTAGLSSERFYKRYMDSYGSIVKSRAARTYDAYVHLPVEFPLHKDGHRPVSESFRRLSDQILTETVRELKIPLYVVRGTLEERVEKITRLFNLPTVMPVEQAAKIARDRVAETIRVIEEDNRFHEAQRKKSIMKRIRYAMRY; this is encoded by the coding sequence ATGAGCTACACAGAAAATCTCAATAACGAGCCCTCTTTTCAAAAACCAAACCTGCATCTCGCAATTTCGGGAACATACTCCACGGGAAAAAGCACAACAACAGAAACGCTCTCGCTCCTCAGTGGAATACCCAGAACCCACGCAATGACGGCCCGAGAAATACTCATGGATGTTGTCCCCGGAAAACAACTCCAAGAGCTCAACTCCACAGAACTGATTGCCTTAGGCCTCAGGCGTTTTGAAGAGCGAGTTCATAACGAGGCAAAAAACGACGCATTCATCTCCGATGGCTCCGTTATTCACGAATGGGTTTATGGGCAAGCACGTCTCATGATTGGCATAAACCCTGGCGCACCCTGGCCCCTCCGAGCAATCCGAAAAACAGCCGGACTCTCTTCCGAACGATTCTACAAAAGATACATGGACTCTTACGGAAGCATCGTAAAATCTCGAGCGGCCCGAACCTATGACGCCTACGTTCATCTGCCCGTTGAATTTCCGCTGCACAAAGATGGCCACCGTCCAGTATCAGAGTCTTTTCGACGGCTATCTGACCAGATTCTGACCGAAACGGTGCGGGAACTTAAAATACCACTTTATGTGGTGAGAGGAACGCTCGAGGAACGGGTAGAAAAAATTACCCGTCTCTTCAATCTCCCCACCGTCATGCCGGTCGAGCAGGCAGCAAAAATAGCGCGTGACAGAGTTGCCGAAACAATCCGTGTGATCGAGGAAGACAATCGGTTTCACGAAGCTCAACGGAAGAAATCAATCATGAAGCGAATCCGATATGCGATGCGCTACTAA
- a CDS encoding AvrD family protein produces MTIHSYKTFDECLGDRSTRYFGHGYKSVQQSISNLTIDHESSRVSGYAHVDYQVGWSQKRTETPLNPHLSSIDGVIIAVTLCEAFMIHAFGMHDEELQKAWVNKINVRAGTKPLTTLHQFAVEGQHVSSDNITETETVSLFACAIGTFKITLQIQHKTLSSTVQNKALEAYPQSMTSSQRIYGDLYKQTDYVSHRVHLDPAARTAAARLSLMEPDTAERSGLEASYRTSSLIIGAIIVAAQLSQVLLYKIDGLSREETDTLWMRKFDITVAQPQQDENKSAEVLLHARQAQVLDLRNLGVWRISDVAIENFCGASVRGSLAYRLKPPPAAGQPLTDTVNNTTGGRP; encoded by the coding sequence ATGACGATCCACTCTTACAAAACTTTTGATGAGTGTCTAGGGGATAGGTCCACGCGATATTTTGGACACGGTTATAAGTCTGTTCAACAGTCAATCTCCAACCTCACGATCGACCACGAGTCATCACGAGTTAGTGGCTATGCTCATGTGGACTATCAGGTCGGATGGTCGCAGAAGAGAACAGAAACTCCACTCAACCCACACCTCAGCAGCATTGATGGGGTTATTATCGCGGTAACACTCTGTGAAGCTTTCATGATTCATGCATTCGGAATGCATGATGAAGAACTCCAAAAAGCGTGGGTCAACAAGATCAACGTCCGTGCGGGAACAAAACCGCTCACGACACTCCATCAATTCGCAGTCGAAGGACAACACGTTTCATCTGACAACATTACCGAGACGGAGACAGTCTCACTATTCGCCTGCGCAATAGGCACCTTTAAAATTACCCTTCAGATCCAACACAAAACCTTATCGAGCACCGTTCAAAACAAGGCTTTAGAAGCGTACCCGCAATCAATGACTTCCTCACAACGGATATATGGTGATCTTTATAAGCAAACTGACTACGTGAGCCACCGGGTTCACCTCGACCCCGCTGCCAGAACCGCAGCAGCTCGGTTAAGCCTCATGGAACCAGATACCGCAGAGCGATCCGGGCTTGAGGCCTCTTACAGAACGTCTTCCCTCATCATTGGCGCCATAATCGTAGCGGCTCAGCTATCACAGGTTCTCCTCTACAAGATAGACGGACTCTCTCGGGAGGAAACGGATACTCTATGGATGAGAAAATTTGATATTACCGTCGCACAACCGCAACAAGACGAAAATAAAAGCGCTGAAGTCCTTCTTCATGCCCGGCAAGCACAGGTATTAGACCTGCGGAACCTCGGAGTGTGGAGAATATCAGATGTTGCAATCGAGAACTTTTGCGGCGCCTCAGTGCGGGGATCTCTTGCCTATCGGTTGAAACCTCCACCCGCCGCCGGGCAACCTCTGACAGACACTGTGAACAACACCACAGGCGGTAGGCCATGA
- a CDS encoding sugar ABC transporter substrate-binding protein, protein MKKKLLTGAGVAMAATLILSGCAGGSGGAGDGTVTLQMVESLTNPARTQVIRELLDEFEKENPDITVELISPPTDQADQKIQQMLQAGSGIDVLEVRDITVGPFSTNGWLADMSTDLEGWAGWESLTDNALNYSTDAEGKTYYVPYGFYGLSLFYRTDLVKDAGFSGPPETWEEMLEQAAKIQDPSKNQYGYAFRGGTQANSNVVAIIEAYVADNLDVDNAYKLTNGKTIFSAPEAKDALDTYLEVFSEASPPSSVAWGYPEMVEAFSNGSTAFLLQDPEVIASIKESAALTESQWSTAPLLQGPTGKAAQPMATAGWGTAASSEHKAEAVKLISFLSEGDAPVTFAQENSLVPIVKEAAESDFYKTGPWASYVTMNESPETYVSVVQPRGSSWWSEWIQKSDSEFQQVLIGKMTADELLKSWDTYWTQKWANE, encoded by the coding sequence ATGAAAAAGAAACTTCTTACGGGAGCGGGTGTTGCCATGGCGGCTACCCTGATTCTGAGCGGCTGCGCGGGAGGGTCGGGCGGGGCAGGCGACGGAACCGTCACCCTGCAGATGGTGGAGAGCCTCACCAACCCGGCCCGCACCCAGGTGATCCGTGAACTGCTTGATGAGTTCGAGAAGGAGAACCCGGATATCACGGTTGAGCTTATTTCTCCCCCGACGGATCAGGCGGATCAGAAGATTCAGCAGATGCTGCAGGCGGGCAGCGGTATCGACGTGTTGGAGGTGCGGGACATCACGGTCGGGCCGTTTTCCACCAACGGTTGGCTGGCGGATATGAGCACCGACCTTGAGGGTTGGGCGGGGTGGGAGAGCCTCACCGATAACGCCCTCAATTACTCCACGGATGCGGAGGGTAAAACCTACTATGTTCCCTACGGTTTCTACGGTCTTAGCCTGTTTTACCGCACCGATCTGGTGAAGGATGCCGGATTTAGCGGGCCTCCCGAAACGTGGGAGGAGATGCTGGAGCAGGCCGCTAAGATTCAGGATCCGTCTAAGAACCAGTACGGGTATGCGTTCCGCGGTGGAACCCAGGCGAACTCTAACGTTGTGGCGATTATCGAGGCGTATGTGGCCGATAACCTGGACGTGGATAACGCCTACAAGCTCACCAACGGCAAGACGATCTTCTCTGCTCCCGAGGCAAAGGACGCGCTCGACACCTATCTTGAGGTCTTTTCGGAGGCCTCACCTCCGTCGTCTGTCGCGTGGGGATACCCAGAAATGGTGGAGGCTTTTTCGAACGGTTCCACGGCGTTCCTGCTTCAGGACCCGGAGGTGATTGCCTCGATCAAGGAGTCGGCAGCCCTGACCGAGAGCCAGTGGAGCACCGCGCCTCTTCTGCAGGGTCCCACCGGCAAGGCGGCGCAGCCCATGGCTACGGCGGGCTGGGGAACGGCGGCCTCCAGCGAGCACAAGGCCGAGGCGGTGAAGCTCATCAGCTTCCTGTCGGAGGGGGACGCCCCCGTCACCTTTGCGCAGGAGAACAGTCTGGTTCCGATCGTCAAGGAGGCGGCAGAGAGCGACTTCTATAAGACCGGACCGTGGGCCAGCTATGTGACGATGAACGAGAGTCCCGAGACCTACGTCAGCGTGGTGCAGCCGCGCGGTTCCTCCTGGTGGAGCGAGTGGATTCAAAAGTCCGATTCCGAATTTCAGCAGGTCCTCATTGGCAAGATGACCGCCGACGAGCTCCTCAAGAGCTGGGACACCTATTGGACGCAGAAGTGGGCCAACGAGTAG
- a CDS encoding signal peptidase I, with the protein MFLYLMNRAKPETLRGDSPLNLFDQGSGPQPGEHSETVGEHGSPPGSRNDQRQRERARRRYSFIQVIRSFILWIASIIGAICIVIFLVAVIFNFRPQAVISGSMAPFMPTGSMVFIKDTPVGELQEGDVVTVPRQDGQGLVTHRIVDITAHPEGGSSLTLRGDANDSNDPQLYRVTHAGLVVTVIPYLGVVAQSFQTPLGLVGIAVLTLAILATYTLQRKE; encoded by the coding sequence ATGTTCTTGTACCTCATGAATCGCGCGAAACCTGAAACGTTACGGGGGGACTCACCCTTGAATCTGTTCGACCAGGGCTCCGGGCCGCAACCGGGTGAACACTCTGAAACGGTTGGAGAGCACGGGTCTCCTCCTGGGAGCCGAAATGACCAAAGACAGAGGGAGCGCGCCCGTAGGAGATACTCATTTATTCAGGTCATACGCTCATTTATTCTATGGATCGCCTCAATCATCGGGGCAATCTGTATTGTGATTTTCCTTGTTGCCGTCATTTTTAACTTTCGGCCACAGGCCGTTATCTCGGGGTCTATGGCTCCGTTTATGCCAACCGGATCAATGGTTTTTATAAAAGATACACCGGTGGGTGAACTGCAAGAGGGTGACGTGGTAACGGTGCCCCGACAGGACGGCCAGGGGCTTGTGACTCACCGTATCGTTGACATCACAGCGCATCCGGAGGGAGGAAGCAGCTTGACCCTGCGGGGTGACGCAAACGATAGCAACGACCCGCAACTTTACCGGGTTACCCACGCCGGGCTGGTCGTGACCGTTATTCCATATCTGGGGGTGGTGGCCCAAAGTTTTCAGACGCCCCTGGGTCTTGTGGGAATTGCTGTGCTCACCCTGGCTATTCTTGCTACCTATACGCTGCAGCGAAAAGAGTAA
- a CDS encoding ABC transporter ATP-binding protein, with the protein MAQLSISHVSKTFGSTRVLEPVNLNVGDGQFCCMLGSSGSGKSTLLRIIAGLEEPDEGTILVGSKDITRLSVEKRNIGFVFQNYALFPHLSVLANVAYGLQARRTLRKTAKKKAEDMLKLVGLGDFGGRSPGQLSGGQQQRVALARALVTSPDLLLLDEPLSALDKKIRGEMQRELKRIHRETGLTTVMVTHDQEEAMDLGDRVLMLDEGAVQQHDTPEMLYREPQNRFVAQFLGGQLLGKGRVRGTGELARIEIGQLSLEASQHDLHDGQEVDVLVMAERVQILHPNDHSSTDAASGIIQTLDFFGPFARAEIDAHGLSVPVTMLSQEAEALAEGQRVQFIIAPAGLHAFAAHRV; encoded by the coding sequence ATGGCTCAACTCAGCATTTCTCACGTGTCTAAAACGTTTGGCTCTACCCGTGTACTCGAGCCTGTGAACCTGAACGTTGGAGACGGCCAATTCTGTTGCATGCTCGGTTCCTCTGGCTCCGGTAAATCCACACTCTTGCGTATCATCGCGGGGTTAGAAGAACCCGACGAGGGCACTATTCTGGTGGGTTCGAAAGACATCACCCGTCTTTCGGTGGAGAAACGCAATATTGGTTTTGTGTTCCAAAACTATGCTCTCTTTCCCCACCTGAGTGTCCTAGCAAATGTTGCCTACGGACTACAGGCCCGACGCACACTGCGGAAGACGGCAAAGAAAAAAGCGGAGGACATGTTAAAGCTGGTGGGCCTTGGAGATTTTGGGGGCCGTTCCCCCGGGCAGCTCTCCGGCGGTCAGCAGCAGCGCGTTGCTCTCGCACGAGCACTCGTCACCAGTCCGGACCTGCTCCTGCTCGATGAGCCGTTGAGCGCCCTGGACAAGAAAATCCGGGGTGAGATGCAGCGTGAACTGAAGCGCATCCACAGAGAAACCGGGCTGACCACCGTCATGGTGACCCACGATCAAGAAGAGGCAATGGACCTGGGCGACCGGGTGCTCATGCTCGACGAGGGAGCGGTGCAACAGCACGACACCCCAGAGATGCTGTATCGAGAGCCGCAGAATCGCTTTGTTGCCCAGTTCTTGGGTGGCCAGTTGTTGGGTAAGGGTCGAGTGCGCGGCACAGGAGAATTGGCGCGAATCGAGATCGGGCAGCTCAGCCTGGAAGCTTCACAGCACGATCTACATGACGGCCAGGAGGTTGATGTTCTGGTGATGGCGGAACGGGTGCAGATTCTTCACCCGAATGATCACTCCTCTACCGATGCGGCCTCAGGAATTATCCAGACGCTAGATTTCTTTGGTCCGTTTGCGCGGGCAGAGATTGACGCTCACGGCCTCAGCGTTCCTGTCACCATGCTCTCACAGGAGGCAGAAGCTCTCGCGGAGGGACAACGGGTTCAATTCATCATTGCCCCGGCTGGGCTGCATGCTTTTGCGGCTCATCGCGTTTGA
- a CDS encoding sugar ABC transporter permease, which produces MGQRVVAGREVGGASGNVGVSGRTRMSGNARAAGSTGASRKASAPGGSTRRPGRRSFTARKGWTILGFMTPAAIFVGVFTYYPMIQGSQMAFRRWNLTNLTDTSWVGFDNFVAVFSDPAFYTILGNTLLWVLGSIIPQLIIGFGLALWLRRKFRFRGLYQALIFFPWAISGFLIGILFRWMFNSEFGVVNDLLQKAGVIDTPIPWLADPQTAMFAVIVANVWYGVTFFAIMILAALQSVPDDLFEAAALDGAGRLRTLWSITIPYIRTTLALTILLRVIWIFNFPDIIWAMTGGGPANQTHIVTTWMITTTQRGDYGQASAIGLIVVGLLLVFAAFYLLALRDKKEARS; this is translated from the coding sequence GTGGGCCAACGAGTAGTGGCGGGCCGCGAGGTCGGCGGTGCGTCCGGGAACGTAGGCGTTTCCGGACGCACGAGGATGTCCGGAAACGCGAGGGCAGCAGGAAGCACGGGAGCATCCAGAAAAGCGAGCGCCCCCGGAGGCTCGACGAGACGTCCCGGCAGGCGATCCTTCACCGCCCGCAAGGGCTGGACGATCCTGGGCTTTATGACCCCCGCCGCCATCTTTGTGGGGGTCTTCACCTACTACCCGATGATTCAGGGAAGCCAGATGGCTTTCCGCCGGTGGAACCTCACCAATCTCACCGACACCTCGTGGGTGGGTTTTGATAACTTCGTGGCGGTTTTTAGCGACCCCGCTTTTTACACCATCCTGGGCAATACTCTCCTGTGGGTGTTGGGGTCGATCATCCCGCAGTTGATCATCGGGTTTGGGCTGGCCCTGTGGCTGCGGCGTAAGTTCAGGTTTCGCGGCCTTTACCAGGCGCTCATCTTTTTTCCCTGGGCGATCTCGGGGTTCCTCATTGGCATCCTTTTTCGCTGGATGTTTAACAGCGAGTTTGGGGTGGTCAACGATCTGCTGCAGAAGGCGGGTGTGATTGACACCCCGATTCCGTGGCTAGCCGATCCTCAAACAGCCATGTTTGCGGTGATTGTTGCCAACGTTTGGTACGGCGTGACGTTCTTTGCGATTATGATTTTGGCGGCTCTGCAATCGGTTCCCGACGACCTCTTTGAGGCCGCCGCTCTCGACGGGGCGGGCAGGCTGCGCACGCTGTGGAGCATCACCATCCCCTATATTCGCACCACGCTGGCGCTCACGATTCTGTTGCGCGTGATCTGGATCTTCAACTTCCCCGACATTATCTGGGCCATGACGGGTGGTGGGCCCGCCAACCAGACACACATCGTCACCACCTGGATGATCACCACCACGCAGCGGGGTGACTACGGTCAGGCATCCGCAATCGGCCTCATTGTGGTGGGGTTGCTGCTGGTGTTTGCGGCGTTCTACCTGCTGGCGCTGCGCGATAAGAAGGAGGCGCGTTCGTGA
- a CDS encoding ABC transporter permease, translating into MKNALLPRLMKIWLYLTLFVLSLPLLSMAVLGFNQSRYGTLPFQFTFDWYTNLANNTALLEALGVSLNLAAQSTVFAVLVGTVLALGMARSRVVITAPINSLLLALLTVPALILAAGLVIVMSWLGLGSNSLGLILASIVTSLPFVVLIVGGRLRGLDPHYAEAAHSLGAGALRTFLTVTVPLIGPSIIAGGMLAFVITFNNFAIQLFLAPIGISTLPVQIYSMVRLGVTPDVDALATLIILTTVLLVIALNWLSGNAARLFTVTTKGR; encoded by the coding sequence GTGAAGAATGCGCTTCTGCCGCGTCTGATGAAAATCTGGTTGTATCTCACGCTTTTTGTGCTCTCGCTTCCCCTGTTGAGCATGGCGGTTCTCGGGTTTAACCAATCCCGATACGGCACCCTCCCCTTTCAGTTCACTTTTGATTGGTACACCAACCTCGCAAACAACACGGCTCTGCTCGAAGCGTTGGGGGTGAGCCTTAACCTGGCCGCTCAGTCAACAGTTTTTGCTGTTCTGGTAGGAACCGTTCTTGCCCTCGGCATGGCACGTAGCCGTGTCGTTATTACCGCACCGATCAATTCTCTCCTGCTTGCATTACTGACTGTTCCGGCACTGATTCTTGCGGCCGGTCTTGTGATCGTGATGAGTTGGTTGGGGCTGGGGTCAAACTCTTTGGGATTGATCCTGGCGTCGATTGTGACCTCGCTTCCGTTTGTTGTGCTGATCGTGGGTGGACGATTACGCGGCCTTGATCCCCACTACGCAGAGGCAGCCCACTCTCTTGGCGCGGGGGCGCTCAGGACTTTCCTCACCGTGACCGTTCCGCTGATCGGCCCTTCGATCATCGCGGGTGGAATGCTCGCCTTTGTGATCACCTTCAACAACTTTGCGATCCAACTTTTTCTGGCACCGATTGGCATTTCGACACTGCCGGTACAGATCTATTCGATGGTTCGACTCGGTGTCACCCCGGATGTGGATGCTCTGGCTACCCTCATCATTCTCACCACGGTATTGCTGGTGATCGCGCTTAACTGGCTTTCTGGTAACGCCGCCAGACTGTTCACCGTGACGACCAAAGGACGATAA